A stretch of the Channa argus isolate prfri chromosome 9, Channa argus male v1.0, whole genome shotgun sequence genome encodes the following:
- the LOC137133620 gene encoding trace amine-associated receptor 13c-like produces MEEPELCFPQLFNISCRRPKRLFSEAVLVDIMLYAISLLTAALNLLVIIAISHYRQLHTPTNLLLLSLAVSDFIVGIQQMPVGIVIWQGCWFLGDFVCILNSLLGFITNSVSVGNMVLISVDRYVAICEPMYYHTKVTVTTVNLSVCLCWMFSVFYSSWILRDLFKKPDRYVSCYGECAVAISYVEGTVDFVLTFAGPIIVIVVLYMRVFVVAASQARAMRSHVAAFQSSVTITAKKYELKAARNLGVVVVVFLLCFSPYYFFSVAGGNSLDTFFEIWVLYLNSCLNPVIYALFYPWFRKAVKHIVTLQILQPGSCETKML; encoded by the exons ATGGAAGAACctgaactctgcttcccacagctcTTCAACATCTCCTGCAGGAGACCTAAGCGTCTGTTCTCTGAGGCTGTGCTGGTCGACATCATGCTGTATgccatctctctgctcactgctgCTCTCAACCTGCTCGTTATCATTGCCATCTCCCATTACAG gcagctccacacccCCACCAACCTGCTCCTGCTCTCTCTGGCAGTCTCAGATTTCATTGTCGGTATCCAGCAAATGCCGGTTGGAATCGTGATCTGGCAAGGCTGCTGGTTCCTCGGTGATTTCGTCTGTATTCTGAACTCCCTTTTAGGTTTTATAACGAATAGTGTTTCAGTGGGAAACATGGTGCTTATATCAGTGGACCGCTATGTGGCCATCTGTGAGCCCATGTATTATCACACCAAAGTAACTGTGACAACAGTGaacctctctgtgtgtctgtgctggatgttttctgtattttacagCAGCTGGATACTGAGAGACCTCTTCAAAAAGCCGGACAGATATGTGTCTTGTTATGGAGAGTGTGCAGTTGCCATTAGTTATGTTGAAGGAACGGTAGACTTTGTTCTGACCTTTGCTGGGCCCATCATAGTCATCGtagttctgtatatgagagtgtttgtggtagCGGCGTcgcaggctcgtgccatgcgctctcacgTTGCAGCTTTTCAGAGTTCAGTGACCATAACTGCCAAGAAAtatgagctgaaagcagccaggaacCTTGGTGTCGTTGTAGTCGTGTTTCTTTTGTGCTTCTCTCCATATTACTTCTTCAGTGTAGCAGGTGGGAACAGCTTGGATACGTTCTTTGAGATCTGGGTGCTGTATTTAAACTcttgtctgaaccctgtgatctacgccttgttctacccctggtttagaaaagctgtaAAACACATTGTGACGCTTCAGATTCTGCAGCCTGGTTCCTGTGAGACCAAGATGCTGTAG
- the LOC137133294 gene encoding trace amine-associated receptor 13c-like, which produces MIMEEDELCFPQLLNTSCKRPKRPLSEIMLIYTLPCIICLFTAALNLLVIVAISHYRQLHTPTNLLLLSLAVSDFIVGIQQMPVGIVIWQGCWFLGDIVCILNSLLGFITNTVSVGNMVLISVDRYVAICEPMYYHTKVTVTAVNLCVCLCWMFSVLYSSWILRDLFKKPDRYVSCYGECAVAISYIEGTVDFILTFAGPITVIVVLYMRVFVVAVSQARAMRSHVSVVKLQFSVNVAAKKSELKAARNLGVVVVVFLLCFSPYYFLSVKGGNNLDVALQIYLLYFNSCLNPVIYALFYPWFRKAVKHIVTLQILQPGSCETKML; this is translated from the exons ATGATAATGGAGGAAGAtgaactctgcttcccacagctcctcaacacctCCTGCAAGAGACCTAAGCGCCCCCTTTCTGAGATTATGCTTATTTACACTTTGCCATGCATAATTTGTCTGTTTACTGCTGctctcaacctgctcgtcatcgTTGCCATCTCCCACTACAG gcagctccacacccCCACCAACCTGCTCCTGCTCTCTCTGGCAGTCTCAGATTTCATTGTCGGTATCCAGCAGATGCCGGTTGGAATCGTGATCTGGCAAGGCTGCTGGTTCCTCGGTGATATCGTCTGTATTCTGAACTCCCTTTTAGGTTTTATAACGAATACTGTTTCAGTGGGAAACATGGTGCTTATATCAGTGGACCGCTATGTGGCCATCTGTGAGCCCATGTATTATCACACCAAAGTAACTGTGACAGCAGTgaacctctgtgtgtgtctgtgctggatGTTTTCTGTATTGTACAGCAGCTGGATACTGAGAGACCTCTTCAAAAAGCCGGACAGATATGTGTCTTGTTATGGAGAGTGTGCAGTTGCCATTAGTTATATTGAAGGAACGGTAGACTTTATTCTGACCTTTGCTGGGCCCATCACAGTCATTGtagttctgtatatgagagtgtttgtggtggcggtgtctcaggctcgtgccatgcgctctcatgtttCAGTTGTCAAACTCCAGTTTTCAGTGAATGTAGCCgctaagaaatctgagctgaaagcagccagaaACCTTGGTGTTGTTGTAGTCGtgtttcttttgtgcttttctcCATATTACTTTTTAAGTGTTAAAGGTGGGAACAACTTGGACGTTGCCTTACAGATTTATCTGCTGTATTTTAACTCCTGTCTGAATCCTGTGATCTAtgccttgttctacccctggtttagaaaagctgtaAAACACATTGTGACGCTTCAGATTCTGCAGCCTGGTTCCTGTGAGACCAAGATGCTATAG
- the LOC137132808 gene encoding trace amine-associated receptor 6-like, which produces MEEDELCFPQLLNASCRRPKPPDFDTLFVYILLFFISLLTAALNLLLIIAISHYRQLHSPTNLLLLSLAVSDFLVGFLVMPVEVLLMGTCWVLGRYNSCYGECMININGDVDLVIAFIIPITVIIVLYLRVFVVAVCQARAMRSQVAAFNVEFSVNRNILVGSSTEAFMSFVMYFNSCLNPVIYASLYPWFRKAVKHIVTLQILQPGSCEANIL; this is translated from the exons ATGGAAGAAGATGAGCTCTGCTTCCCCCAGCTCCTCAACGCCTCCTGCAGGAGGCCGAAACCTCCTGACTTTGacactttgtttgtttacatcCTGCTGTTTTTTATCTCTCTGCTCACGGCTGCTCTCAACCTGCTGCTCATCATCGCCATCTCCCACTACAG GCAGCTCCACTCACCCACCAACCTACTACTACTCTCTCTGGCAGTCTCAGACTTCCTTGTGGGTTTCTTGGTGATGCCAGTTGAAGTTCTACTGATGGGTACCTGTTGGGTCTTGG GCAGGTACAACTCCTGCTATGGAGAGTGCATGATCAATATTAATGGAGATGTGGACCTAGTTATTGCCTTTATTATCCCCATTACAGtcatcatagttctgtatcTGAGAGTGTTTGTCGTTGCAGTGtgtcaggctcgtgccatgcgctctcaggTTGCAGCATTCAATGTTGAGTTTTCAGTCA ACCGCAACATCTTGGTCGGTTCTTCAACTGAGGCTTTCATGAGCTTTGTGATGTATTTTAACtcctgtctgaaccctgtgatctatgcCTCATtatacccctggtttagaaaagctgtaAAACACATTGTCACCCtccagatactgcagcctggctcctgTGAAGCCAACATATTATAG